The Trichosurus vulpecula isolate mTriVul1 chromosome 9, mTriVul1.pri, whole genome shotgun sequence region GTATCTGAGGATTCTGACCTGGGGAAcctgagggaaggggaagggaataagcatttatatggtacctactatgttctaggcttTCTGTTAAGcacatttacaaatatctcatttgatcctcataatgaccctgagaggtaggtgttgaGGGGATGGAAAGTAAGAGTATTTAACTGAACTAAAGTTTGGTAATGCAGACAAGTTAAATTAGAATGGAAACCAAATCATTTATGCCATTCCTCATAACAGTGTGTGGCCTTTGACTTTCCCATCTTCAGAATTCCCTCCTGCTGCTTGAATTGCTGCTGCTACAGAAATGAGGCATTTTGTTTTCTAGACAGCCCCCAGTTGTTCACTATAAGCATATGAGGAGTGAATGAAAGAGAATAATACATAATAAGggtggaaaggtaggttggagccacactgtgaagggcttcaaatgccaaacagaggagtttgtatttgatcttaggaGTAATAAGCAATTACTTAAATTTATTGAAGAGGAGTCTGAGATGGTCAGCTTTAGGAATATTAGTTTGGGAGCCTATGGAGTTAGAATTGAAAAGGGAGAgatttgggacaaagtacccaAATAGATGTATAAGAGGTAAAAAGTCATAGATCACAGGGTCATTGATATAAAGCTGGAAAACCATCTTGCACCACCTCTTCTTTTTGCATTAGTAATTTTCCTAAGGGAATACAGAACAGTTCCTCTCATGTGCCTCTTTTTTAGAAGGAttttggaggagaggagaaggctttttttttaaagatacacaGGACTGAGTAACTTCTGAATCATATTGGATTCTCTGAAGACAATTACTTAAAGGGCCAGTTGGTGGTTCTATGTTAAGTCTTTATTCTCCAGGGGTTAACTGACCTGCAGTGACAGGTTTAAAGAAATGTTGGGGTCTTTACTTTTTCCATGCTAGCTCTCAATATTCCCAAGTTGAAGTGAGCCCCAATTATGTTTCATAAGTACTTTTATGGATTATTGTATGGAAAAAACTCCACCAAAATGAGTTATGAGAATGAAGATAaggattggggaaaaaaatgtagaaGGGAGCTATTCTTTTATATATCTGTCACTTTAAATAAATGTCCTGAAAGACAGTAGTTGTTTCCTGTGCATTTCTCTCTACTGATGGATTGTAAATGCAAGAATAGAATGTCCGCTGATACAGCAGGGACAAAGATGTGCGCAGCCCTATAAATTTTACGTCCCTTTTGGTGATCTGAAGTATAATTGTGGAGAAATTGTGTTTGTAAGCTTTTCGTTTGTTTCATTTGTGTTCTCTGCCTGCCTTTTGAGTCTGCCTGCCCTAGGTCATTTTACACTGTCTCTGTTCTGTCACTTTGTCATTTGAAAAGAAATACCCTCTATAATTGTTTAGTTGGAACATCTCACCTCTTTATTCCTGTATATTCACAGAGTGATAGAATCAtagggctggaaaggatcttGAGAAGTTTCACATTTAGGCAGGATGACACCTGCACCATTCTAGTCAGAAGAAGACTGTTTGTATCCTTTGTCAACTTACTACagaatggctcttagtcttataTTTTGTGTTGAATCACTTTATGTTGGGCTATCAGACTTTTATTGGTGATATctaatacaaatattttccctactctacagtttcttttttttatccaattttgtttatgcaaaaggttttacattttacataatcaatgttttgtcttttatgatttctATCCCTCGTTTAAGATTTCTTTACCCAgccatatttgtaaaaaaaaaaaattccttttgttctcttctaacttttttttGGTAAGGATATAACTTCTTATATTCAGGTGTCGTATCCATTTTGGGCTTGTGGCATATGGTATAAAATGGTGATCCAattctaatttctgccaaaattatttctaatttctcCAGCCGTTCTTTATTGGAAAGGGACTTCTTCCACTGGTTTTTAGGTTTCTCAATCATGAGACTGCTCTACAAATTGTTTGATTCATGCCTATTTAATCTTTTTTGCTCATCtaacttttcagtttttttaatcagtactaattctttttacttttgaaaatttttattgatgcctttttaagTATCATAATTTCTAAATTTATTCCTTCTCGTACTCCTGTCTATTGAtattttccatgtaggaaagatttaaaaagaaagtgggGCAATAGgttagcaaaattaaccaacatggggcagaacccacagaacagcagagggaagcagggctccagcccaggacagcctggatggtctctgggtgaggtctattccacacggagctgggagctgggagctgggaacggagtggagcagagcccagcctgagcagcgtggaacaaccaaacttggagtcgggcggatggggcccctagcaccctgaatatgtgagctgcggcagttaccagacccctcgacccacaaacaccaaagactgcggagaaggttagtgggaaaagctgcgggagtggaaggagttcacggtttcggcttccagccccgggggcagcggaggtggggcagctacagctgttgttacttccggctccaggcccacctggtgggaggaattaagtggcggatcagggcaggagtgcacagcctgccgaagatctaagcccagtctgggttgggggttggggaaggagcagtgctggtgtggcagagctggcacctcccccccaaacgtgaaacatagaactcgttagtctacaagcagtcataccccactgaaaaattcaagggtcaagttagttggttgggaatatggccaggcagcgaaagcacacccatattcagtctcagactttggattctttctttggtgacaaagaacaccaaaacatacagcctaaagaagacaacaaagtgcaagagcctacaacaaaagcctccaagaaaaacatgaactggccccaggccatagaagaactcaaaaaggagttggaaaagcaagttagagaagtagaggaaaaattgggaagagaaatgagaaggatgcgagaaaaccatgaaaaacaagtcaatgacgtgctaaaggagacccaaaaaaatactgaaaaatacactgaagaaaacaacaccttaaaaaacagactaactcaaatggcaaaagagctccaaaaagccaatgaggagaagaatgccttgaaaggcagaattagccaaatggaaaaggaggtccaaaacaccactgaagaaaatactactttaaaaattagactggagcaagtggaagctaatgactttatgagaaatcaggatattataaaacagaaccaaaggaatgaaaaaatggaagacaatgtgaaatatctccttggaaaaaccactgacctggaaaatagatccaggagagataatttaaaaattattggactacctgaaagccatgatcaaaaaaagagcctagataccatctttcaagagattatcaaggagaactgccctgatattctagagccacagggcaaaatagaaattgaaagaatccattgatcgcctcctcaaatagatcccaaaaagaaatctcctaggaatattgttgccaaatttcagagctcccagatcaaggagaaaatactgcaagcagccagaaagaaacaatttgagtattgtgaaaacccaatcagaataacccaagatctggcagcttctacattaagagatcgaaggcttggaatgcgatattccggaggtcaatggagctaggattaaaacctagaatcacctacccagcaaaactgagtatcatgttccaaggcaaaatatggattttcaataaaatagaggactttcaagctttctcagtgaaaagaccagaactgaatagaaaatttgactttcaaacacaagaatcaagagaagcatgaaaaggtaatcaagaaacggaaattgcaagggacttactaaagttgaactgttttgtttacattcctacgtggaaagatgatgtgtatgattcatgagacctcagtattagggtagttgaagggaatatgcatatatacatgtttatgtatatatataagtgaatgtgtatgtatgtatatatctatgtgtatatgtatgtatgtgtatgtatgtgtatatatatatatgtgtgtgtgtgtttttatatatatatatatatatgtaaaaaagagagagcagatacagggtgagttgaagatgaagggaagatatctaaaagaaataaaatgaaattaagggatgagagagcaacatactgagagagggagatagggagagatagaatggggtggattatctcgcataaaggtggcaagaggaagcagttctgtgggaggaggggagagggcaggtgagggggggaatgagtgaaccttgctctcatcagatttggcctgaggagggaataccatccatactcagttgggtgtcttaccccacaggaaagaagagggaggaagataaaaaaaaataaaagggggggatgatagaggggagggcagatgggggtggaagtaatcaaaacaaacactttggaagggggacagggtcaagggagaaaattcaataaagcaggatgggttgggaaggagcaaaatgtagttagcctttcacagcatgggtattgtggaagggttatacataatgatacacatgtggcctaggttgaattgctcgacttcttggggagggtgggtgggaagggaagaggggagagaatttggaactcaaagttttaaaaacagatgttcaaaaacaaaaaaaaagtttttgcatgcaactaaaaaataagatacacaggcaatggggcgtagaaatttatcttgccctacaagaaaggaagagaaaaggggatgagaggggaagggggtgataggggggagggctgactggggaacagggcaaccagaatatatgccatcttggagtgggggggagggtggaaatggggagaaaatttgtaattcaaacttgtgaaaatcaatgctgaaaaccaaatatgttaaataaataaataaatttaaattaaaaaaaaaattaaccaacatGTCAACCATCCTTCACCTCTTTAATAAAGGGAAGAAAGTacattttcttaagtcttctCCAtggccaaacttggtcattattaTTACAGAATAtgcactttcattttatagttattcCGTCTTCAATGTTGTAGTCTTTTTGTATATTAGTTTcatgattctgcttatttcaaaTGTGTCAGTTCTTTCTACGCTTCTAGAAATTCTTCTTATTTATAATTTCATATGGACTGGAGATTATTTTTAAGTTGCCCCTTCCTCCCTGAAAAAGACTAGGTATATTTTGGCAAATTATAAAACCAAAATCACATGTAAGTAATCTCTTGTGAATATTATCTCCAGGCAAATATGTGTGTTATTCGTAAGCTCAAATATAGCTTGTTTGGCATGCATTCATTATATTAATGCATCACAATATGataatgaaattaatattttggtatatatcgGACTTTTCTGTCTAAGACTTGCTTGATGTATATGTTTGATAATGGAATCCTTTGGTTAAAAAGTATAAACATTTTAGTGTCTATATACTTTATGTTTTGGGGGACATAATTATAAATTTTAGTAGCATACTCATATTCCTTTCTTCAGCCCCTCAAACATTGACTACTCCCatattttgccatctttgccaattttctaggTGTTGGGGGAGGGTGTGATGGAACAGGAAAAGCCTCATGCAGAAAGTGATGActaagctgaatcttgaaggaaaccagagatttcaagcaagggaaatgagaagggaaaaagcattaTAGACTTGGCAGAAAGCTAGTTTGAAGACACAAGAGAACGATGGGATAGAATATTGTACAAGAGATAGCAAGGAGGTGAGCTTGTCTGGACCATATAATACGGAGGAGAGTAATGCATAAGAAGGTCAGAAATTTAAGATAGGGGCAGCATGTGAAGTTTTTAATGCCAGAGACATTTATATACGATCTATCACTTATAGATGATAGGAAGTTATTGAAGTTtaaggggggtggggtaggatgaGGACCATAACATGGTCAgactgggtctactacaaatttattatGCAACCTCAACTGGGCCATCACAGGTACTAGAGCAATCCTGTTATACGTCCCTCATCAACTCGCTGTCCTACTTCTctacagtggctcttccaaaccttttcatcccttctcaaaccttCTATAGCTCTTCCCACCCTCTCAGGTGAGAACTTTGCCCTATATTTTACAGAAAGATatgaggccattcaccatgaactccttcttccctcttcctcatttcctgtaATTCAcatgccttctgccactttcttctctttcatctctgtcCCACATGATGAAGTGGTCTTACTCCTTACCAAAGTTAACCCCTCTACTtcttcaagtgatcccattccatcttatCTCCTTCAACAGATTGCCTCCTCTTCATTTATTTCCAATCTCTCCTTCTCTACTGGCTCGTTCCCTACTGCAGCAATTatgcccatgtctctcccattCTCAGAGCCCTTACTTGATGCGTCCATCCCTGCCAACTATTGTCCTCTATCTTTTCAGCCCTTTGTAGCCAAACTCCTGTAAAAGGgagtgcctccactttctcttctctcactctcttcttagtCCTTACAGTCTGTCTTCAGACCTTATCATTATactgaaattactctctccaaagCTACTTATAATTTCTTagctgccaaatccagtggcctttttgcagtcctcattcttttttgacctctctgaatcCTTTGATCACTCCTCCttaatactctcttttctctaggtttttggaatATCACTTTCTCCTGGCTTTTTTCCTACCTAGTTGACTTTTCCttgtctgtctcctttgctggatcctcatacagatcatgccctctaattaTAGGTGTCCCCGAAACTTCTGtcctcagtcttttcttcttcctctatactactttgctttgttttttattttgtttttggaggggggcagttggggttaagtgacttgcctaaggtcacacagctagtaaatgtgtcagatGTCTGAattccaatttgaactcaggtcctcctgactccagggctggtgctctactcactgcaccacctagctgcccccaactgctttgctttgtgatctcatcagcaccCATGGATGTAATCACcatctttttgctgtttttcacaTCCATCTTTCCTGCCCTACCtccctgctgacctccaatcttacatctccagctgcctttcagacatgtCAACCTGGATGTCCAGTAGAGCTCTTAAAGCCATTATATCCAAAATGAAACTCAGTATCTTTCTCTCTAAACCCTCTTCACCTCCTACCTCTCCTTTTACTGTAGAAGAAAACATCATCCTCCCATCCCTTAGGCTTGCAGCCTAGGAGTCTTCTTGGGttccttgctttctccctcccctccctcgcCCCCTCAATAtctaagctgttgccaaggcctgtcactttcacctttgcaacatctctctcaTGTGCCCCTTTCTGTCTTCTGGCATTGCCTCCACTCCAGGGCAGTCACTCATCACCTCACGCCTTGATTGTTCCAATAGCTTCCTGATGAGTCTGCAACACTGAATCTCATCCCAACGCTGATTAAGCATGTAGAGCCCGCTGCGCTTTCAGCaaagttctctataaaatgaaagggaaaatattgCTGTTTGTGCTAGTgtgaaatgccaaaaaaaaaaaaagacttctacCCAGTGAGCACCGCTGTAAATGATATTTAATGATTTTTCAAGTTACCAGGCTATATAACTGGACTTTATTGTAATACTACCCAGCAGATGCCATCAGTGGGAGTTCTAACTCTGATTTGTGTTTGATTGCTTGACCATTTTAACAGTATGAATTTTATCCTGTATTTCACTAGTTATTTTCTACTTATTTGCCAGGGATGTTATTAATAATGTCTGTGAATTGAGTGGGATTCTTTGGGTGAGTTTCATGTTTTCTGCTTCTGAGGCACCGGAATTCGAGGttacctttaaattttttttttgttatctttgaggCTGTTCGGTGTCAGCAGGGCATTGAGtaatagaggagaaagaaggctGAACTGAGAGTTAAGATCCCTGGTTTCTTAGTCTTGCcctggtccaggggtggggaacctgtggtcttgaggccacatgtggccttctgtgTCCTTGAAGTGTGGTctcttgactgagtccaagttttacagaacaaatccttttattagggggattttttctgtgaagttttgtTAGGAATAAAATTTTTGGAGGAAAAACAGACTCCCAAGGTAGGTGAGGCAAATTCACTTAACTCATGTTCTTGCAAAAAGCAGGTGAGCTgctaagacacacacacacggaagtGAGAGCAAGCCATTTTTATCCCTGTCCTGAAACTCTTAAGAAcctcctccattttctcattggcTGAGTACTCTGAGGTATAGAACTTTCTAGTACACCTATttcatattttccccttgatatgcttcccctccctccacatgTTATGCCCTACCCCctctttcagtttctccatcttgccccagctcatcccactgtttgtactcccatctccacggaccccactgtttgtgttcccttctccacagaaataatcctgcctcagcttgtcctactgtttgtgtccccatctccatggaaatctaattgtgttctttccctttacatattctttctctccctttgctcagggctgttcgatttgagtaattactctgaACAGTCCCGGGCTTCAATAAATCcatatctaaatttatatccgggtcttgCTCGCTTTTTTCTGGCACAACATttctggaggccccagcgagatctGGGGGTGGCCTGTGGCACCCCCCAAGACCTGGGTCTCTTCCTCGGGTAGTGGGCATCTCCTAGTCCCAAACTCTAAGGGGAGCCGGCCTCTGAGACAttaataattggcttttaggCCAAATGTCTCAGAGCCCCTGGAGCTTGAGAGGGAGAACTAACCCATCCCCCGACACCGACCTGCCCTCTATTCGGACTTTCGTGgatcaaaaagcaaaaaaaacctcTAGGGGAATCCAACTCTGAGACGTTCTAGAGCCCCAGAGGGTAAGTTGAGTCAGGTTTCTGTTTTCTGGTTTCTGGTGGAGATTTGGGACCTTCTTTATCTCAAGCAGGGTGGCCTATGTGTGGCCGTGGGAGAGGCTTGTTGTTTCTATGCTAACAACTGTGGGGTGGTGCGGGAAAGTCTGAGGTTGGTACGCCAAAATATTGCCAATAGacaaaaggagctggaaaactcTGAGAACTGGTATCAGTCCCTGTTCCGTAGATCCCCTTGGCTCACTACCCTGGTGATGACCCTggctggccccctcctcctcttcattataGCTCTGGTTGTGGGCCCCTGCCTCATTAATCGTTTTCTGCAATTTGTTAAGTCCCGCATAAACTCTGTTAAACTGCTATTGATTGGGGATCTCCATTACCGATTTGCAAATCCCAGTCCCCCTGATTCTTGTGACAGATCCCCTGAGAATGTGTCAAAGAATTGACACACTTTGAAAAGAAAGTGGGGAATGTTATGCTCTACCCcccctttcagtttctccatcttgccgcagctcaccccactgtttttactcctatctccatggaccccactgtttgtgttcccttctccacggaaataatcctgcctcagcttgccctactgtttgtgtccccatctccacggaaatctaattgtgttctttccctttaaatattctttctctccctttgctcagggctgttcgatttgagtaattactccgaacagtcccgggcttcaataaatccacatctaaatttacaTCCGGGTCTTGCTCgctttttttcggcacaacaCACGTAGATCACATGTGCATTAAAATGAATTCTAGCTCCTCCTGGGGAGGAGAAGTTAATATTCATAAGGCTATTGAGCATGTGTACTTTAAGGCTAGCTGACTCTTTGCCCTATCCTTGACCTGGGTGAAACTGGTTTCTTCCAACCGTTTTCCTTCACCTGTGtgaaaacataatttttatatctcagtttggattcagtcaaagggctgtacttgaggacctaaagggccacatgtggcctcgaggcctcaggttccccactcctggtcatTAACATACTGTTGCAAGTTATTTAGCCCGTCTTGGCAGCAGGCCCCGCCCCCGGGCCATGCGCTCCCCCTCCTTGGGCTCAGTGCCAGACAGGAGGCAGCAGCGGTTGGGAACTTGGGGACTTGGGTGGTGGCAGAGGCACTTCGGGCTCCTGGAGCTGGCACCTCTAGGCAGACACCATGAGACGAGTGGTATGGCAGAGCAAGTTCAGGCACGTGTTTGGCCAGGCTGTGAAAAATGACCAGTGCTATGATGACATCCGGGTTTCCCCGCGTCACCTGGAATAGCTCCTTTTGTGCGGTCAACCCCCGATTTGTCGCCATCATTGTAGAAGCAAGCGGGGGCGGGGCATTCCTTGTGCTGCCCTTACACAAGACTGGTAGAATTGACAAATCCTACCCAACCATATGTGGCCACACAGGACCCGTGCTCGACATCAACTGGTGTCCCCACAGTGACCAGGTCATCGCCAGTGGTTCCAGGGATTGCACAGTGATGGTATGGCAGATCCCCGAAAATGGACTCACTCTTTCCCTGACTGAACCCATGGTGATTTTGGAAGGCCATTCCAAGAGAGTTGGCATAGTGGCATGGCATCCAACTGCATGCAACGTTCTGCTCAGTGCAGGTTGTGACAATGCCGTCATCATCTGGAACGTGGGGACGGGGGAAGCCCTCATAAACCTGGATGACATGCACTCAGACACGATCTATAACGTGAGCTGGAACAGAAACGGCAGTCTGATTTGTATGGCgtccaaagacaaaaaagtgaGAGTGACTGACCCCAGGAAGCAAGAGATCATAGCCGAGAAAGAAAAGGCACACGAAGGAGCTCGGCCCATGAGAGCCATCTTTGTGGCAGACGGCAATGTCTTTACCACTGGCTTCAGCCGCATGAGTAAGCGGCAGCTCGCCCTCTGGAATCCGAAAAATATGCAAGAACCCATCGCCCTTCATGGAATGGACACCAGCAATGGCATATTACTGCCCTTCTATGACCCTGACACCAGCATCATCTACTTGTGTGGGAAGGGTGACAGCAGCTTCCGTTATTTTGAGATCACGGATGAATCCCCCTATGTCCACTACCTCAACACATTCAGCAGCAAAGAACCCCAGCGGGGGATGGGCTACATGCCCAAGAGAGGGCTGGACATCGACAAATGTGAGATTGCCAGATTCTTCAAACTCCATGAGAGGACGTGTAAGCCCATTATCATGACTGTTCCAAGGGAGTCGGACTTTTTCCAGGATGACCTGTATCCAGACACAGCAGGACCCGAAGcctctctggaggcagaggaaTGGTTTGAGGGCAGGAATGCTGACCTGTTCCTCATTTCCCTGAAACACGGCTATGTTCCTGGCAAGAACCATGACCTCAAGGTGAAGAACCTGCTGGACAACGAGCCCTCGGTCAACAAGAAAGGCGGCCTGATGGGCCCCACCAAGGGAGTGGCCGACGGTATGGGCACCGTGTAAAACGAAGCCAAGTTGGATGAGATCCTCAAAGAGATTAAGTCCATCAAAGACACGATCTGCAGTCAGGATGAGCGCATTGCCAAGTTGGAGCAGCAGATGGCCAAGATAGCCACGTGAAGGCAGAAGAGAGGGGAAAgcgggagggaggagagaggcgCCGGGGGAGGCAGCCAGTCAGTGGCCACGTTCCCACGGCCAGCTGGCGCGTGAGTGAGTCGCCATTGAAAAAGTGGAGCTTTTTATCAAAAGCCTTTCCGATGTTTTATGTGTTCCGTGACTGTTTGTTGaactttaaagaaacaaaaataaagtgctGCTTTTAAAGTTCCCGATCTTCTGAATTTTGGAAACCAAACCATTGAGATTCATTGTTGTGCCCAGGCCTCTTTTTAGCGTTCTTATGTTGTTGCAGAGCAGGGACCCATGGATGCCACGTCGCTCTTCagactttgttttttaaacttgcCAAAACCAAAAGgagcttttttcccctctatattTCGCTACTTTgcagtatttgtgtgtgtgtgtctatttttCCTTAATTTGAAAGGGACAGCACTGTGtatgtttgtaaaatgaagataaaatattattttatataaacattCATCTTAGAACAATCAGAGCCATGGCCACTTTGTGCTGCCCCGTCTGTGGCATAAAGGGAGTCAGGGGAAGGACTTTGCAAAGGGAAGCCTTGAGGTAGTGGACATAGGGGGATGCATCCGTGATCTCAAAATAGCGGCCTGGCCAGCCCCCCTGGCCTCCCCCTTCCTCGTGTCCCTCAGCGTGAAGCCAGGCTCCCCGagccccctctcccttctctagaCACGGGGCAGCTTTGTCATCGTGCTGTTGGACTTGGCATTTGGTCGTCCTGGGCCTTGAGCTCTGGGGAGGCAGCTCTGTCCAGACTGGCATGGCTGCTGGCGTCTTGGCCATTTCTTACTTGAAGCATCATGTTTTCAGGTTCAGGGCTAGTGCCTGGCGGGCGTGGATGCCCCTGGATGAGGATGTGGGCACGCAGTGACTTTCTCTGTGCcccctgccccctgctggggcacGGACCACATGGAGCTCAGAAGGGGAGCATGGATCTTATAGCCCTGCCTGTTCTGTTGTTTCCCAGTCTTGTTCTGATGCCataccagaggaaaaaaagattctttCCACTAACAAGGTGCCCTTCCCTTTGAGAAGTCCACACGTACAAAATTACTGTACTCAGGGCCCCCCTCCCCCTGCATTttgttttccctccctctctatttCAGACATTTTCCATTAAGCTTCTGAGACCCGTGGACAGGCGGTGCTTAGTGGTAGAGTGAGTGGTCTGTGACAAAGCCACGA contains the following coding sequences:
- the LOC118830744 gene encoding coronin-1C-like, yielding MTSAMMTSGFPRVTWNSSFCAVNPRFVAIIVEASGGGAFLVLPLHKTGRIDKSYPTICGHTGPVLDINWCPHSDQVIASGSRDCTVMVWQIPENGLTLSLTEPMVILEGHSKRVGIVAWHPTACNVLLSAGCDNAVIIWNVGTGEALINLDDMHSDTIYNVSWNRNGSLICMASKDKKVRVTDPRKQEIIAEKEKAHEGARPMRAIFVADGNVFTTGFSRMSKRQLALWNPKNMQEPIALHGMDTSNGILLPFYDPDTSIIYLCGKGDSSFRYFEITDESPYVHYLNTFSSKEPQRGMGYMPKRGLDIDKCEIARFFKLHERTCKPIIMTVPRESDFFQDDLYPDTAGPEASLEAEEWFEGRNADLFLISLKHGYVPGKNHDLKVKNLLDNEPSVNKKGGLMGPTKGVADGMGTV